A stretch of DNA from Anaerobranca californiensis DSM 14826:
GGAGTTGATAATAATGGATAGAGAACAGGCATTATCACTAATAAAACAGTATGTTAAAAATAAAAATTTGGTTAAACACATGTTAGCTACAGAGGTTGTTTTAAGGAAATTAGCTAAAGTTCTAGGGGAAGATCAAGAAAAATGGGGTTTAGCTGGTTTACTCCATGACATCGATTATGATTTAACTTATAATGAACCCCATAAACATAGTATAATAGGAGGGGAAATTTTAGAAAAATATGGAGTAGATCCAGAAATTGTTTATGCAGTAAAAGCACATAATGAAATCCATGGATTCCAAAGGAAGTCTAACCTTGATAAAGCTTTATATAGTGCCGATCCTTTAACAGGTTTAATAGTTGCCAGTGCCTTAATTCATCCAGAGAAAAAATTAAACTCTATAGATGCCCAATTTGTTTTAAATAGGTTTAGTGAAAAACATTTTGCTAAAGGGGCTAATCGGGAACAGATAGCAAGTTGTAGTGACTTTGGCCTATCATTAGAAGAATTTATTGAAATAGGATTAAGTGGGATGCAGGAACAACATGAAGAGTTAGGGTTATAAAGTTATAAACCCATTTGGTTTATAACTTTGTTTTCATAAGCTATCCCAGAGATATTTCCCGGGAGATATAAAAAGGGATCGATTATTATTTTTGTTAGTTCTTCCTTAATAGGTATGGAAGATAAACCATCCCACTTATATAGTGTTTCGTGGTCTTTATATATTAGTAGAATTTCTACAGGCCCTTTCCACCCTTTATTCTTCTCTAAGAAATTCCCTTTAAACTCCCTTTCTTCCCATTCTACCTTAGTTAGTTCCCAGGTACATTTGGGATGTCTTTTTACAAAGTTGTCTGTCAGCCATTTAAGGTCTAGATTATATTTTTTGTTTATTAAATTAACAAGTTTGTTCCAACTACAATCCCCTTGTTTTTTAAATTCTTGTAGCACTTGGACTATATTGCCTTTAACTAAAAAATTAAGGGTATGGATCAGTAAAATATTTAAAGGATATATAACTTGCCAATCTCTACCTAAACCACAAGCTCCTTTTACAATGGATATATTCTCCCTATAACCAATACTGTTAATATATTGCCGTTGAAGCTTCTCTATACTTTGATAAAACTCCCCTTGTCCATAGAACTCGCCGATGTTTAAAAGAGCGGAATAATCCTTAATCCCATTTTGTAACCAAATTTCATCGGGATGGGCTAATGATATATTATTCCACCAATAATTACTTAATTGTTGAACTAAATTGATGAAATAAATTTTTTCCCGCTCTTTAGGATTTTTTCCTTCTTCTTTGATTTTCTCTAAT
This window harbors:
- a CDS encoding HDIG domain-containing metalloprotein, with translation MDREQALSLIKQYVKNKNLVKHMLATEVVLRKLAKVLGEDQEKWGLAGLLHDIDYDLTYNEPHKHSIIGGEILEKYGVDPEIVYAVKAHNEIHGFQRKSNLDKALYSADPLTGLIVASALIHPEKKLNSIDAQFVLNRFSEKHFAKGANREQIASCSDFGLSLEEFIEIGLSGMQEQHEELGL